The stretch of DNA CGAACGACAACCTTTTCTCTTTTCACTATTTTCCAAACATTTTGTGTGCATCCAGCGGTATCCGTGGAGGTGTCCGGGACCGTTTAACTGATCAATGATAAATCTCACAGTTTCATTCAAGCTTCCAAATTTTCGTCTGCAAAGCCCATTCATTTTTAGAATGCATTTTAGATGCCTTTCacttataatgtaattattatgtaTATATCTTTGTATGTCATtcctaattcaaaataaaatgttacattaatCATCTCCATTTTTGCTGTTTGTCCATGATGCGGTCAtacagaccttattcacgctagcgccatctttgatttttaataggaatgacaacgaggctgtaagGGACACACTTACAGTCTCTaaaatgggctgtactgcagtttaaagtgtttttggatcgatccaagaacattcagtatacaaagaactccagacatcCACAGAGTTGTGGATAATCAGATgcgatctaggagctttatacagctttataccatttgtgccattgaagagatggtaagtctatccatcacatccttgttttcattcccattaaaaatcaaagatggcgctagcgtgaataaggtctttaTTTTGCCCTTTACATCAACATAAAAAAGGATGTCAATACCCCATCATTAAATGTTGTGGTCACTAGAAAAGCATAAAAGCATCTAGCGGCCACAACATATTATCACAAGTTCCCACAAGTTAATATGATGTGGCTACGACAAAACCAAGTGCACCGAACCTGTCCCTTCCCGGGCACCATACCATTGTGTTTTCCCTAAAGCTTTGTCAATACAGAATCTCATTATGTCAAATTTTGTCTCTATTAATGATACCTGACATTGTCTTACTCAAATTATAATTTAGTGGCAGAACTGTAACTTGTATGCATATGATATCTTTCAGGTCTCTGCCCCAAGTGAGCCTCTGTTGTCACCGACTGACTACAGGACTAAATCGCCATCCTCAGAGAAGGAGATGTTCCATATCCTTCCCAAACTGCAGGCTAAACGAGCTGACTTTCTCACCGTCATGCTTACAGGTAGCCTGCATCATCGTCGGGGCTTCACGTCCACACCACCTGAGACTCAGCATGAAGGACCTAGAGATGATGATGTCACGAAAAGCGAGTCTAGTAGTGGAGCAAGCGAAAAGAGTACAGAACGTAGTCAAGATGGTGCACCATCCACCTTAGTGGCTGATGATCCTCACAAGGAGCAGAAGGAACTGGGTTCAGTGGCTGATATAGATCCTGAACTAGAGGACGTCTCGAAGACTCTTGTTTTGTTTTCACCAGGAGACATGAAGAAGTCTCCAAATGTTATGAATGGGAATGAAGTGGATCAGGGTATCGCAGGTTCTGATACTCCTCAAAATGTGCAGTCTGTTAAAGGTGATCAAATAGAGGTGCAGGTTCAGGAGGATGTTAAGCAGGTGCAGAGGCCCTCAGATGATGGAGACCCATCAATACAGACGTCTAAACCAGTGCTAACCATCTCAACGACTCCAGTGGCCTCAGCCTCAATTGCTTCACCCCCCTTCTCCAAAGTAGAGCACACTTTTGTACACATTGCTGAGACAACCCATCTAAATATCATGTCTTCACATGGTGCAGAGGTCAGAGAAGGAGACCTGGACATTTTAGACATTGCTGAGGACGTTGAGCTGAAAATCAAGTCAGTCCTTTCTCTAGAGCCAGAAGGAGTTGTCTATCCTGAAGTCAACTCTCAGACTCCTACAGAGGAGACTCAGGTACTCAATGTTCTGGATGGTTCTTTCCCAAAGGAGATTTCTGACAAACAGGAAGGTCTTATGGTTCCCATATCCATAGAGTTAAGGGAACCCCTCCAGCAAGATTCATCAACTGATGGAAAACtgcaaacaaaagaagaacatcAAGAGGAAAAGCTAGTACCTGGGAATGGCACATGCGGTATTGGGCTTTCTAAACGTCCACGGACAAGGAGCAAGAGTCGCATTCCTATTCTGGTCTCAGAAGAGGACATGGGATCAGAACAATCCCTTTCTTCCAGAGAAAGACTGCGAAGAAGAGCCATTCAGCAGGACTTGTCACGTATTGCTGTGGAAAGACAACGGCAGGGACGCTGGATGAGACTGAATTCCAGGACTTCTTCCTCGTTGTCTTCTGGAGAAGATCCCAAGAGAGCCTCAGAGACTCTTGCTACTATGTGCTCAGAGGAGGATGTTCATGAATCTTACGATTCCCTTATCAAGCTTAGGAAGGAGGCTGATGAGAAGAACAGGACTGTGTGGAGCAGCAGGATCCCCAGACCAGTAACCCCAATAAGGAAGCCTTCAAGCAAACTAGTGGTTGTGGCCGCTGTTATCTTGTCAGGAGCTAGCACTGTGAAATTAGAGCAAAAATCAAGCAATGGGTAAGCCTTTCATTTCAGAACTAGTTTGATAAAACTAGAATTTTGGTATTTTATGAGTGTGGTGACATTACGTGATTCCTTATTCATATTGCAGCAGCTCCGagctgaaatgtccactgtgtgccaCAAAAAGAGAGTTCAATTTTCTCCCAGACagttgaggtttttaaggttaatgctctatgaaGCTTTAAATCAActaaaccgacctccctaccctataCATTAAACCTAAACCGATAGTGTCTTAAAAgctaatgtgagatgaaaaaaacaattgctgaagcaaccatataATTTTTTGGTGCTGCTaagacactttcggctcacgtgttgactcgcttgctcttcaggactcatacccctgCCATTTGCGTCACAAGTGCAACGCTTTCAGTTGAGCTACCTTGCAATTTGATCGCCTTACAAGTTTTGCAATatagtaaatgtgtttttgatgtcataagatagcattctgttttacttgtgatttgtgtgaacgtgaaaaaaagttgttgttgtgcctctagtgttcattttcaACTTTTTATAGCATTTTTAAAGTGCTAAACTAAATCTCTTTTTATCCACCTTAGCCCAAAGGTTGAATCGCAAACAGGATCAAGCGCTCCACCACTCCACACAAGATCGAAATCGACACTGTCCCGTTCGACCGTGCCAAGTGGAAGTAATCGCATGCCTTTCCACTGCATTCCTGCGCCATCCCATCGCAGCTTAAGCACTGCAGACTGCACTTTCCCCTCCAAACGCATTGCTAGCCCCTCGCCCCTGAGGTTGCCCCTGCGAACTGTGGTCAGTGAGTCGCGCAAGCAGCCATTTGCCCTCCGAACCACTGTGGAGTCCAGGACTACTACTTGCAGCGGCCCAAAACAATCCCCCAATACAGCTGTGAGGAATCGAACCAAAGCTTCTGCTCCGTTGAAGAACACAGTTCCCGTGAGAATGGAAAAAAGCACAAGCAACAACGCAGCCGCAGCCAGATAAGACACAGCGACTGCTGATTACTGCGATTGTTTTCTTCTCAAGTACTTGAACATATTGCCTCTAAAGTGCATCTTCCCCATTGACCAAAATGAACCTTTTATGTTCTTCCTAATTAACAAATGTCTTGTTCCAATTTTGAACTCTGCACCAAATAGTTTTATGTTGTACCATAAGATAGCAGAACTTTCACACATTTAGCTAACACGGTGCTATActctatacagtatgtgtgttctgttgtgcatatttaatttatatctgGTTTTTGAAGGTGTACTTTATATTTAGTTAGATAAGACTTTGACCCTTGTCAAACATGGTAAATTGCATTGACAATACTATAATCCACCAGGCACACAGAACATTGTAATATCTACCACATATCCATCGAAAACACTGGTCTGCAGCTAGGCCCTCTTTGTAAAACTTGTGACAATGGGCATGCCTTGTCTTTAGCTTGTTTCAAGTGTTGGAATATACCGCTGTATGCTTGTACAAATTCCTTACAGTATTTCGTGCAGAAACCTCTTTATTTTTTATCAGGCAAAAGAAATGGTAAAGTATTTGGTTCTTATTTTGTTAAAGGAGTATATTGTTGGTTCCAAACCAAGCTGTCTTGGTTTTTAAGCATGGCAAACTTCACACACTATTTATTGTCAATATGAATTATTTCTAAATGAAGCAGTCCCACCTATTTTGCTCTTATTACAATAGTGAGAGTTTCGTTGGAGAGCATAAAATTATCAAGTCTCAATTATGTGTTGTGTTGTTTCTTTCAGGTCCTTTTTCACACAACAGTCAAATGTATTATGCAAGTATTGATCTAAAATGCCTTTTAGGAAACATTTTCAATATCATTATAATTGAAAGTGAAGCTTTGAGGGTCTCTTATGACAGCTCTCTATGCTGCTTACCAAAGTCCGAACTACTGCCCCCACTGGCTGAAGCGGAAAGAGCTTTtaaatgggcacatgtgagctccagtttcca from Xyrauchen texanus isolate HMW12.3.18 chromosome 39, RBS_HiC_50CHRs, whole genome shotgun sequence encodes:
- the LOC127632798 gene encoding tau-tubulin kinase 1-like, which encodes MNGTAEQQDILPPNCMVKERWKVLKKIGGGGFGEIYEALDLLTRENVALKVESAQQPKQVLKMEVAVLKKLQGKNHVCKFIGCGRNDKFNYVVMQLQGRNLADLRRSQPRGTFTMSTTLRLGKQILESIEAIHSVGFLHRDIKPSNFAMGRLPSTYRKCYMLDFGLARQYTNTNGEVRPPRTVAGFRGTVRYASVNAHKNKEMGRHDDLWSLFYMLVEFAAGQLPWRKIKDKEQVGQIKERYDHRMLLKHMPSEFNVFLEHVLGLEYYTKPDYQLLMSVFENSMKERIITENEPYDWEKSGTDSMMSATTPTTAQQNTRPTAAMVGVINVTLMPGDAQRENTDDVVQDEHLSDQENAPPVPSGQPADGSQLPTDADGWEETDINRNKLRITFGKGGQEDDRNRGVCPASPQRGGGGLDSPGVQVHSLRFRRVNSPESDRFSAAEGREGYGQRSRMDILGSPSRHVYSSQPAQMLSVDGCRGDRGRNEASASVDQEAHSNAFIRSVPLAEEEDFDSKEWVIIDKETELRDFHHPPGAEPTTSGTTDEEPEELRPLEDGEERRRHRGTDPSVRPKTSLGDRTTRGMLPLTEEETSRRSGKGLSTSVESPVQSPCHSLPSGRPRRKETDPNGPQRQVSAPSEPLLSPTDYRTKSPSSEKEMFHILPKLQAKRADFLTVMLTGSLHHRRGFTSTPPETQHEGPRDDDVTKSESSSGASEKSTERSQDGAPSTLVADDPHKEQKELGSVADIDPELEDVSKTLVLFSPGDMKKSPNVMNGNEVDQGIAGSDTPQNVQSVKGDQIEVQVQEDVKQVQRPSDDGDPSIQTSKPVLTISTTPVASASIASPPFSKVEHTFVHIAETTHLNIMSSHGAEVREGDLDILDIAEDVELKIKSVLSLEPEGVVYPEVNSQTPTEETQVLNVLDGSFPKEISDKQEGLMVPISIELREPLQQDSSTDGKLQTKEEHQEEKLVPGNGTCGIGLSKRPRTRSKSRIPILVSEEDMGSEQSLSSRERLRRRAIQQDLSRIAVERQRQGRWMRLNSRTSSSLSSGEDPKRASETLATMCSEEDVHESYDSLIKLRKEADEKNRTVWSSRIPRPVTPIRKPSSKLVVVAAVILSGASTVKLEQKSSNGPKVESQTGSSAPPLHTRSKSTLSRSTVPSGSNRMPFHCIPAPSHRSLSTADCTFPSKRIASPSPLRLPLRTVVSESRKQPFALRTTVESRTTTCSGPKQSPNTAVRNRTKASAPLKNTVPVRMEKSTSNNAAAAR